One window of Chryseobacterium indologenes genomic DNA carries:
- a CDS encoding endo-beta-N-acetylglucosaminidase H translates to MKKKSILTALIAMMLQSGSLINAQQLNPTGICYVEVNNNNLLNAGAYKLQTSNSYLFNVVNIFAANINYDTSRGRAYLYSNNNVTKVLTNADTYIKPLQQKGMKVVLTILGNHQGAGICNFPTREAAKDFALQLANTVNTYGLDGIDFDDEYSEYGNNGTGQPNDSSFVMLVQELRALLPNKIISFYYYGPAASRLSWNGTRVGDNVNYSWNAMYGTFSAPNVPPLTKAQISPAAVWMGNTSNSTTTSLATQTKNGGYGVFMWYDLHGTNETSQLSAGTQTLYGEPTVLSGTLQSWTQGTNCDAPIGLYTSNLTGTSAKLNWSAVGTNTYDIDYKPASSTTWTNAVSATSATSVTVSGLTANTEYDWRIRTNCSVKSAYMFASRFTSTSGTTPTGSYALSLDGSTESGAAGSMNLSGSALSFEGWIKPSSFKSASPYISSIMGTEVSDSNSAFLRLGDASLANNKLQFVVSINNVQQKLASATALNANTWYHVAATYDGANMKLYINGVLDATKAQTGSVNSTGAFNVGYLYNTSRNFNGKIDEVRVWKRALSQTEISQNMCNVSVPATSLAAYWKFNEGSGSTVQDTSGNGVTLTLTGVDASNWGTDLPCATGSSLLARNASSQKAINAGQTNIKNQIKLYPNPVSKSSSLTVSVPDEYSKGKLTVYDFNGRIVDTKSLNSGDNQIELTRLSAGSYIVQFESHDGSLKQSEKLIVK, encoded by the coding sequence ATGAAAAAAAAATCCATCCTTACCGCACTGATTGCCATGATGCTTCAGTCAGGTTCTCTGATCAACGCACAACAGCTTAATCCTACAGGAATTTGCTATGTGGAAGTGAATAACAACAACCTCCTGAATGCGGGAGCGTACAAACTGCAGACATCGAACAGCTATCTGTTCAATGTGGTGAATATTTTTGCGGCTAATATTAATTATGACACCAGCCGTGGAAGAGCTTATCTGTATTCCAATAATAATGTCACGAAAGTGCTTACCAATGCGGATACTTACATAAAGCCACTTCAGCAGAAAGGAATGAAAGTAGTCCTGACTATTTTAGGAAATCATCAGGGAGCAGGAATCTGTAATTTTCCTACCCGCGAAGCAGCAAAAGACTTTGCATTACAGCTTGCCAATACAGTGAATACCTACGGTCTTGATGGAATTGATTTTGATGACGAATACTCTGAATATGGAAATAACGGAACTGGGCAGCCTAACGACAGCTCTTTTGTAATGCTTGTTCAGGAGCTCAGAGCATTATTGCCGAATAAGATTATTTCATTCTATTATTATGGTCCTGCTGCTTCAAGACTTTCATGGAACGGGACAAGAGTTGGAGATAATGTTAATTACAGTTGGAATGCAATGTACGGAACATTCTCCGCTCCTAATGTACCTCCTCTTACCAAAGCACAAATCTCTCCAGCCGCTGTATGGATGGGAAATACTTCCAATTCTACAACAACCAGCCTGGCCACTCAGACTAAGAACGGTGGTTACGGAGTATTTATGTGGTATGATCTTCACGGAACTAATGAAACATCACAACTTTCAGCAGGAACTCAAACATTATACGGAGAGCCGACCGTTTTAAGCGGTACTTTACAGTCATGGACACAAGGCACAAACTGTGATGCACCTATCGGACTGTACACAAGCAATCTTACCGGAACAAGTGCAAAACTGAACTGGTCAGCCGTAGGAACCAATACCTATGATATTGATTATAAGCCGGCTTCTTCAACAACATGGACGAACGCCGTATCTGCAACGAGCGCTACTTCTGTAACTGTTTCAGGCTTAACAGCCAATACAGAATACGATTGGAGAATCAGAACCAACTGCAGCGTGAAAAGCGCTTATATGTTTGCATCAAGATTTACCAGTACTTCAGGAACAACCCCTACAGGTTCTTATGCATTATCTCTGGATGGAAGCACTGAATCAGGGGCTGCCGGAAGTATGAACTTGAGCGGTTCTGCATTATCTTTTGAAGGCTGGATCAAACCTTCGTCCTTCAAGTCTGCTTCTCCTTATATTTCTTCTATCATGGGAACTGAAGTAAGTGATAGTAATTCCGCATTCTTACGATTAGGAGATGCCAGCCTGGCCAATAATAAGCTTCAGTTTGTAGTAAGTATTAATAATGTTCAGCAAAAACTGGCTTCTGCAACCGCTTTGAATGCCAATACCTGGTATCATGTTGCCGCAACATATGACGGTGCCAATATGAAATTGTATATCAACGGTGTTCTGGATGCAACTAAAGCACAAACCGGAAGTGTAAATTCAACCGGAGCATTCAACGTAGGCTATCTATACAATACTTCCCGAAATTTCAATGGCAAAATAGATGAAGTAAGAGTTTGGAAACGTGCATTGAGTCAAACGGAGATCAGTCAGAATATGTGTAATGTATCAGTTCCGGCTACATCATTGGCAGCTTATTGGAAGTTTAACGAAGGAAGTGGTTCTACTGTTCAGGATACATCAGGAAACGGAGTGACTTTAACCTTAACAGGTGTTGATGCTTCCAATTGGGGAACAGATCTGCCATGTGCAACAGGAAGTTCACTATTGGCAAGAAATGCATCGAGTCAAAAAGCAATAAACGCAGGACAGACCAACATTAAAAATCAAATCAAATTGTATCCGAATCCGGTAAGCAAATCTTCATCACTTACAGTTTCAGTTCCGGATGAATACAGCAAAGGAAAATTAACGGTTTATGATTTTAATGGAAGAATCGTTGACACAAAATCACTGAATTCCGGAGATAATCAAATTGAATTGACAAGACTTTCAGCAGGAAGCTATATCGTTCAGTTTGAATCTCATGATGGAAGTTTAAAACAATCCGAAAAACTAATTGTAAAATAA
- a CDS encoding glycoside hydrolase family 130 protein, which translates to MTAQSVMIPWQDRPEDCNDIMWRFSENPIINRYAIPTSNSIFNSAVIPFEDGFAGVFRCDNKAVQMNIFAGFSKDGINWDINHDPIEMQAGNTDMIESDYKYDPRVTFIEDRYWITWCNGYNGPTIGIGYTFDFKEFFQCENAFLPFNRNGVLFPEKINGKYAMLSRPSDNGHTPFGDIYISYSPDMKYWGEHRCVMKVTPFEDSAWQCTKIGGGPVPIKTEEGWLLFYHGVINTCRGFRYSMGAALLDLEDPTKVLYRTKPYLLAPAELYELTGDVPNVVFPCAALTEGDKVTVYYGAADTVVAIAFGYISEIIDFMKKNSI; encoded by the coding sequence ATGACAGCTCAATCAGTAATGATCCCCTGGCAGGATCGCCCGGAAGATTGCAATGATATCATGTGGAGGTTTTCCGAAAACCCGATCATTAACAGATATGCGATACCAACATCCAACAGTATATTCAACAGTGCAGTAATCCCTTTTGAGGATGGATTTGCAGGGGTCTTCCGTTGTGACAACAAGGCCGTACAGATGAATATTTTTGCTGGTTTCAGTAAAGACGGAATCAATTGGGATATCAATCATGATCCTATTGAAATGCAGGCAGGAAACACAGACATGATTGAATCCGATTACAAATACGATCCACGTGTCACTTTTATAGAAGACCGTTACTGGATTACTTGGTGTAACGGATACAATGGTCCTACCATCGGAATTGGGTATACTTTTGATTTTAAAGAATTTTTTCAGTGCGAAAATGCCTTTCTTCCATTCAACAGAAACGGAGTTTTGTTCCCTGAGAAAATCAATGGTAAATATGCTATGTTGAGCCGTCCTAGTGATAACGGACATACTCCTTTCGGAGATATTTATATCAGCTATAGCCCTGATATGAAGTACTGGGGAGAACACCGTTGTGTGATGAAAGTAACCCCTTTTGAAGACAGTGCTTGGCAGTGTACAAAGATCGGGGGAGGACCTGTTCCTATCAAAACAGAAGAAGGATGGCTGCTTTTCTATCATGGTGTAATCAATACCTGCAGAGGATTCAGATATTCAATGGGAGCAGCTTTGCTTGATCTTGAAGATCCTACAAAAGTATTGTACAGAACGAAGCCTTATCTGTTGGCTCCAGCTGAATTGTATGAACTGACAGGAGATGTACCGAACGTGGTTTTCCCTTGTGCAGCACTGACGGAAGGAGATAAAGTAACAGTATATTATGGTGCTGCTGATACCGTAGTTGCGATTGCCTTTGGATATATCTCAGAAATTATTGATTTTATGAAAAAGAATTCAATCTAA
- a CDS encoding glycoside hydrolase family 125 protein yields MERRNFIKTSALAGAGLLFTQNVFAKNLVLDDFPVVRVPKEKRHFTSESVENAIAAFKKKVKNKELGWLFENSFPNTLDTTVFYSETNGTPDTYVITGDIDAMWLRDSSAQVFPYLQFSKKDEKLHKLISGVIHKQTTFILKDPYANAFYNDDQKISKWKEYDHTDMKPGTHERKWEIDSLCYPIRLAYHFWKTTGDTKPFDANWLKGIKLTLQTFTEQQRKNDLGPYKFERTTAWATDGIPMGGYGYPTKPVGLISSMFRPSDDATIYGFLIPSNLFAVVSLRQAAEMVSQIKNEKTLAQQLNSLADEVDAAIKKYGIYNHPEFGKIYAFEVNGFGSYNLMDDANCPSLLGLPYLDAVKADDPVYLNTRKFVWSENNPFFFKGKLAEGIGGPHIGLDMIWPMSIIMKALTTKDKSEIRWCIDTLQKTHGGTGFMHESFHKDDAKKFTREWFAWANTLFGELLWKTFNENPELLT; encoded by the coding sequence ATGGAAAGGAGAAATTTTATTAAAACAAGTGCACTGGCAGGAGCCGGATTGCTGTTTACTCAAAATGTTTTTGCTAAAAATTTAGTGCTGGATGATTTTCCTGTTGTCCGTGTCCCTAAAGAGAAAAGACATTTTACCAGCGAATCCGTAGAAAATGCTATCGCTGCTTTTAAAAAGAAAGTTAAAAACAAAGAACTCGGCTGGCTCTTTGAAAACAGCTTCCCGAATACATTAGATACTACCGTTTTCTATAGTGAAACCAATGGAACGCCGGATACTTACGTCATCACAGGAGATATTGATGCGATGTGGCTTCGTGACAGTTCCGCACAGGTTTTCCCTTATCTGCAGTTCTCTAAAAAAGATGAAAAGCTGCACAAACTGATCTCAGGGGTGATTCATAAGCAGACGACTTTCATCCTGAAAGATCCTTATGCAAACGCTTTCTATAACGATGACCAGAAGATCAGTAAATGGAAAGAATATGATCATACCGATATGAAACCGGGAACCCATGAAAGAAAATGGGAAATAGACTCTCTGTGTTACCCTATCCGTCTGGCATATCACTTCTGGAAAACAACCGGAGATACAAAACCTTTCGACGCTAACTGGCTGAAAGGAATTAAACTTACCCTGCAGACTTTCACAGAACAGCAAAGAAAAAATGATCTGGGACCTTACAAATTCGAGCGTACAACAGCGTGGGCAACAGATGGAATTCCTATGGGAGGATATGGTTATCCGACAAAACCGGTAGGCCTTATCAGCTCTATGTTCCGTCCAAGTGACGATGCTACTATTTATGGATTCCTGATTCCGTCTAACTTATTTGCCGTAGTAAGCTTACGTCAGGCAGCGGAAATGGTTTCTCAGATTAAAAATGAAAAAACGTTGGCTCAACAGCTGAACAGCCTTGCTGATGAGGTAGATGCAGCCATCAAAAAATACGGAATTTACAATCATCCTGAATTTGGAAAAATCTATGCTTTTGAAGTAAATGGCTTTGGAAGCTACAACCTGATGGATGATGCGAACTGTCCAAGCTTGCTGGGACTGCCTTATCTGGATGCGGTGAAAGCTGACGACCCTGTATATTTAAATACAAGAAAATTTGTGTGGTCAGAAAATAATCCGTTCTTCTTCAAAGGTAAACTGGCAGAAGGTATAGGAGGTCCACATATCGGACTTGACATGATCTGGCCAATGAGTATCATCATGAAGGCCCTCACTACGAAGGACAAAAGTGAGATCAGATGGTGTATTGATACTCTACAGAAAACGCACGGCGGGACAGGCTTTATGCATGAATCCTTCCATAAAGACGATGCCAAAAAATTCACCAGAGAATGGTTTGCATGGGCGAATACATTATTCGGTGAGTTGTTATGGAAAACCTTTAATGAAAACCCTGAGCTACTGACATAG
- a CDS encoding GH92 family glycosyl hydrolase, with the protein MKKELLICFFTTLISVANAQQNKNDVLSWVDPFIGTGGHGHTFPGATTPFGMIQLSPDQNTKSGDWDWCSGYHYSSKTIMGFSHNHLSGTGWADLGDILVMPTVGQVKMVPGSEDQPETGYRSKFTHDKEVASPGYYSVMLDSYGIKAELTASPRVGFHKYTFPKSDESNIIIDPTNKIFGNIYHTLVSVEGNNKIKGYCYSNGWGGKRFAYFVMEFSKPFKSYGVYADGKIKNDEKIALAKDAKAFVRFSTEDQESIEVKVSLSPVSTENAQENFDTEATNIDFAKAKETAQKTWRDLIGRFQVTGGTDSQRKIFYTGVYHTFIAPNLYMDVNGDYVAAQENMNTKWFTNYSTYSYWDGFRATHPLLTIMDQKHTKEFANSLISRYTDRKDHMPIWELCGYDNFCMLGYHSASVIWDAISKGVPGIDGEKAFAAMKDASLTDKMSSSDGGGGLNDYIKLGYTPSENGASVSATLEYSYDDWCIQQLAEKLGKKEEAEVYKKRSMNFLNTFNKENNHFWPRQKDGKFLADFKLNDWKKLQPHWVSGNIWAYDFFVPHQIDEMMNLYGGKKGFEEKLDKTFTEALHMEGEQHVDISGFIGSLGFGDEPGHHVPYLYNYAGSPYKTQKMVKFIRDNMYAAKPDGIVNNEDCGQMSAWYIFSSLGFYPVTPGKPVYTIGAPQFPKASLKLENGKTFTVIADKISDKNIYVQKMFLNGKEYKSWELNHSDIMNGGELRFVMGSKPVK; encoded by the coding sequence ATGAAAAAAGAACTGCTTATCTGCTTTTTTACAACCCTGATTTCTGTAGCGAATGCCCAGCAAAATAAAAATGATGTTTTATCCTGGGTAGACCCTTTCATAGGAACAGGAGGTCATGGACATACCTTTCCAGGGGCGACTACGCCATTTGGAATGATACAGCTGAGTCCGGATCAGAATACGAAAAGCGGCGACTGGGATTGGTGTTCCGGATACCACTACAGCAGTAAAACGATCATGGGATTCAGTCATAACCATCTTAGTGGAACGGGTTGGGCAGACCTTGGAGATATTCTGGTAATGCCAACGGTAGGACAAGTAAAAATGGTTCCGGGATCAGAAGATCAACCGGAAACTGGTTACCGTTCAAAATTTACACACGATAAAGAAGTGGCATCTCCGGGATATTATTCCGTAATGTTGGACAGCTATGGAATTAAAGCTGAGCTGACCGCTTCCCCAAGAGTAGGATTTCATAAATATACTTTCCCGAAAAGTGATGAATCTAACATCATTATTGATCCTACCAATAAAATCTTCGGAAATATCTACCATACTTTAGTGAGTGTGGAAGGCAATAATAAAATCAAAGGGTACTGCTACAGCAATGGCTGGGGAGGTAAACGGTTTGCTTACTTCGTGATGGAGTTTTCCAAACCGTTTAAGTCTTACGGCGTGTATGCTGACGGAAAAATCAAAAATGATGAAAAAATTGCCCTTGCCAAAGATGCTAAAGCATTCGTAAGATTCTCCACAGAAGACCAGGAAAGCATTGAAGTAAAAGTATCTTTATCTCCGGTGAGTACAGAAAACGCACAGGAAAATTTCGATACCGAAGCAACAAATATTGATTTTGCAAAAGCGAAAGAAACAGCTCAAAAAACCTGGAGAGACCTTATCGGAAGATTCCAGGTGACAGGAGGAACAGACAGTCAGAGAAAAATTTTCTACACAGGCGTTTACCATACATTCATTGCTCCAAACCTTTATATGGATGTGAATGGAGATTATGTTGCCGCTCAGGAAAATATGAATACAAAATGGTTCACGAACTACAGTACTTATTCATACTGGGACGGATTCAGAGCAACACACCCGCTTTTGACCATTATGGATCAGAAACATACAAAAGAATTTGCCAATTCCTTAATCAGCAGATATACAGACCGTAAAGATCATATGCCCATCTGGGAACTTTGCGGATATGATAACTTCTGTATGTTAGGCTATCATAGTGCTTCAGTAATTTGGGATGCCATTTCCAAAGGAGTTCCGGGTATTGATGGAGAAAAAGCATTTGCAGCAATGAAAGATGCTTCTTTAACAGACAAAATGAGCAGCAGTGACGGAGGCGGAGGTCTTAATGATTATATCAAGTTAGGCTATACACCATCAGAAAACGGTGCTTCAGTTTCTGCAACATTAGAATATTCATATGATGACTGGTGTATCCAGCAGCTTGCAGAAAAATTAGGGAAAAAAGAGGAAGCAGAAGTGTATAAAAAACGTTCTATGAACTTCCTGAATACCTTCAATAAAGAAAATAATCACTTCTGGCCAAGACAAAAAGACGGGAAATTCTTAGCGGATTTCAAGCTTAATGATTGGAAAAAACTCCAGCCACACTGGGTTTCCGGAAATATCTGGGCCTATGATTTCTTTGTTCCGCATCAGATTGATGAAATGATGAATCTGTATGGAGGGAAAAAAGGATTTGAAGAAAAACTGGATAAGACCTTTACAGAAGCGCTTCATATGGAAGGAGAACAGCATGTAGATATCTCAGGATTTATCGGGTCTTTAGGATTTGGAGATGAACCTGGACATCATGTTCCATACCTGTACAACTATGCAGGAAGTCCTTACAAGACTCAGAAAATGGTAAAATTTATCCGTGACAATATGTATGCGGCAAAACCGGACGGAATAGTAAACAACGAAGATTGCGGTCAAATGTCTGCCTGGTATATTTTCTCATCATTAGGATTCTATCCTGTGACGCCAGGAAAGCCAGTTTATACTATCGGAGCTCCACAATTTCCGAAAGCTTCATTAAAACTAGAGAATGGAAAAACTTTTACCGTGATCGCTGACAAGATATCCGACAAGAATATCTACGTTCAGAAAATGTTCCTGAACGGAAAAGAATATAAAAGCTGGGAGTTGAATCACAGTGATATCATGAACGGTGGCGAACTAAGATTCGTAATGGGAAGCAAACCGGTAAAATAA